The genomic interval CCGGGTCTGGGTGGCCGGCTTGAGCCGCTGGGCGCTGCTGTCGCTGGGGGCCCGCGGCGTCGTCGGGGCCGCGCTGGGCTTCCGGAGGGAAAGCACGCGAGTCCTCGGGTGGCTGGCTGTTTTGGAGCCGCTGGCGGCGGCGCTGGGCTTGGCCCTGCCGGGACTCGCCTTGTTCCGAGAGCTGGTCTCCTGGCAAGCCCCCGAGGACGCGGACAGCGccgggcccctgcactggggaaGTCGCCTGGACGCCTTCGCTCTCAGCTACTGGGCGGCACTGCCCGCGGCCACCCTGTGGTATAAGATCAGGAGCCTCTGCGTGCAAGGAGCTCGCGGGGCTTTTGGCCTGGCGATGAGCCGGCTTTTAGTCTTCCTGGGTCCGGAGAAAAGCCACGTGCAGTTCATTTTGGCCCTGGTGTTTCTCTCCTGTCTTGGTAGGTAaggtgggggcggcggggggcgtgCAACGGGAAGGGGGACGGGACTGGAGAACTGGGTAGGAATCGAGGGGCATGATCAATGAGATCAATTGGTGTGGGTTCTCGGAAATGTGGGTGAGGGGAAGGGGACCCAGCTCAGGTCTTGATCACCCTAGTGGCGCCTGGACTCCAGGGCTGCCCTGCGTGTTGTTGCTTCACTGGCCACCGTGGACAAGGGCTTTTCCGGGGCAGCCCATCCTACAACCGCTAGGCTTCCTCATTAAACCTCTAAAGGTCTTTGGGCCCCGTGTAGGTGCAGATGGTATCTCTCCACTGCTCTGCAAGAGAATGAATAAAGGTGAAAAGCCGGTGGGCCAGGGCCTGGTGAGAGCTCACCTGCTTAGACTTGCTATTTCTTCCCCTCCGCAGGGGAGATGGCCATTCCGTTCTACACTGGCCGGCTCACCGACTGGATTGTACAGGATGAGACAGCCGCTGCCTTCACCCGGAACGTAACCCTCATGTCGGTCCTCACCATAGCCAGGTCTGGGCACTGAAGTTGGAAGGCTGGGGGACAGGGGATTCGGAAAAAGTGGGAGTTGGAAGTTGGGGCTGCTGTCCAGGGTGAACTTCTGGGGGACCTCCTGACCACCCCGGGCCCCCTTCTCTTGTCTCCCCGTAGCGCAGTGCTGGAGTTCACAGCTGATGGAATCTACAACAGCACCGTGGGCCGGATGCACAGCCACCTGCAGGGAGAGGTGTTTCAGGCTGTCCTGCGCCAGGAGACAGAGTTTTTCCAAAAGAACCAAGCAGGTTTCTCATGAAACTCTTTTCACTATCCATTCACTTACTGTTTATACACCCATAAAGTATTAAATtattaatctctcagtcatgtccgactctttgggacctcatggactgtggcccgccaggctctctgtccatggaattctctaggcaagaatactggagtgggttctccaggggatcttcccgacccagagatcatacccaggtctcctgcattgcagggagattctttaccatccgagccaccagggaagcccatacctccTCTTTTACTTATTACCTTGATTTCTGTCTCTCACACATAAACATTGTCATGTCTTATTCTCAACGTGCCTCAAGAGCAAAACATACttcttttatttaagaaaagCCTAGTGTTTCCATCCAAGCCTCACAGACTTATCCCTCTGTGTGTGTTTAGATAGAAATGACTGGAATTTAAACCTTGAAATTTTGAGATCACAGAGTCCAGCCACCTTGCTTTGCAGAGAAGGGAACTGAGGCCGTCCCCAAATGCTGGCGCTTGCCTAGATGTGGACGGACAGAGATGAATTCGGAGTCAGAACCCCTCTCTTGATTCCCAGTCTAGCGCTTGCTACAGTTTCCTGGACTGCTGTTTAACAGCAACTTTGTTTCTCTCCAGCTATGTTAGATGATTTGCTTAAGTTTCTCCTGCCCCTGTACCTGGGATATAAAAGTTCTTAGAGAACAGAAATCTGTCAGAGAAAACGAAATCCAcaagggcatcttttttttttttaaactgaaaagtcTTTAGCCAGTCTTCTCCTCTGGACACTTTCTCCTTGTGTTGAGGTTCCAAGTCTCCCTAACCACTGACCTTGTCTTCTCAGCCTTCTTAGAACCCTTCCCCTGGCACCCTGGCTCACCTGTCCCTCCCATCACTCTGAGATTCTCATTCAcaccaccctcttctccccaaCCCTTGACAGGTGAAATCACATCTCGGGTGACAGATGACACGTCCACCATGAGTGAGTCTCTGAGTTCGGATCTCAGCCTGTTGCTGTGGTACCTCATCCGGGGACTGTGTCTCCTGGGGCTCATGCTCTGGACGTCCCCGTCCCTCACTGTGGTCACCCTGGTCGCCCTGCCcctgctcttccttctgcctAAGAAGCTGGGGAAATGGCACAAGGTGTGTCTGGGGATTTGCTTCAACCTACGCTGATTCCTATCGCCCAGACATGGTGGGCTCGCTTCCTGTCAGGGTTCTTTCCTGGCACCTGCACTGATTCTGCATCTCTGTGGGTCCATTTGTCCACATTCTTGGGTTGCTCAGTGTCAGTTTTCACGTTCTCCGTGTCTTCTAACGTCTGCCCACTACCTGTCTTTAAGAGTACGATCACTGAGGTTAGGGTTAACATATAGacactactgtatatatatattaataaaatagataatcagtaACGACtgactggatagcacagggaactctactcaatactctgtaatgatatATAGGGAAAGAaggtgaaaaagaatagatattcggttaccatttccttctccaggggatcttcccaaccgagggatggaacccagatctcttgcattggcaggtggattctttatcactgagccacatgggaagtcatatgtgtatatatacacacataaatatatatcactttgctgtactactgaagctaatacaatattgtgaatcagctatgttgttgtttagttgctagaaagaaagaaagtgaagtcactcagtcatgtccaactctttgcaaccccatggactgtagcctaccaggctcctccatccacaggattttccaggcaagagtactggaatgggttgccatttccttctccatgtttaGTTGGCCATgtaagtcatggccaactctttgcaacccccatcctggactgtagcccactaggctcctctgtccatgaggttttccaggcaaaatactggagtgggttgccatttccttctccagaggattttcccgacccagggatcaaacccatacctcttgaactggcaggtagattctctgccactgagccaccacagaagcccccaAATAAACTGTAttgtaatagaaaagaaaataaagaatatgacACTGATCTCAGGAATATGACCCCCATGGCCCTTCTGAAGCATTTccctcttttctgtttctctttggcGTGGGGGGAGGTTGGTGAGTGGTAGGAgctgtgtctttttctctcttgtgcCTCTGCTGCCTCTCACCTGTACTGATTGGAGAATTCAGGTCTTAGCATCCCTCATGGTTTGCCAACCCTGTGTGGTATCTATGGTTCATATCTCCACAGATGCTGGCAGAACAGATGCAAGAATCTCTGGCAAAGTCCAGCCAGGTGGCCATCGAGGTGCTGTCAGCCATGCCTACAGTTCGGAGCTTTGCCAATGAAGAGGGTGAGGCCCAGAAGTTCAGGCAAAAGCTGCGTGAGATGATGGTGCTCAGCCGGAAGGAGGCCCTGGCCTACGCGGTCGACCTCTGGACCGTCTCTGTGAGCACCTGGGCATGAATGCCTATCCCCTGGTCCCCGAAATGTTTCATCACCATTCCCCTTCCCCTGACCCTGCTCTGCACTCTTCCTTCACTGGGCAGGCGTGGGTTCAGTGTCTGTATCCTAGCAACCAGAGGCTGGGTGACCTAGTgttctgaaccccctccctctttCCAGGCATGCTACGTGGCTTCTTTTCCCCGTGGTGCACAGAATCTCCATGACCCCCTTTGTAGGAAAGCACCATGTCTTCCAGTCCCAGGACTTCTCCTTGCCTCATGGGGCAGTGTGGGGAATGGCAGGTAGCTTTCGTTGGGCAGCTTCATGCTGGGACTAGGGGCTAGCAGAAGCCAAGAAGGAGGGGCATCCTGTGATATAATTGACAGAGAATTAGACCATCGATCAGAAGTTCCTGCGTTGATGCTACCACTTGTTAGCTCTGTAGCCATGGGCTATTAATAGTAACTTACCTTCTCTGagacttattttcttattttaaaagatgagagtGATATAACCTTGTTTATAAGATTCTTGATATGAATATTAGATGACATTACATTCATGAAAGCCTCTTGTGAAGAGCAGAATGCTCCCCAAACAAGGCATTCCTGGTGACGGTGATGATGGTAGTTGACTTGTATCCTGTGCacctgagtgatcacaccacggGATGCTCTGATTCATTCTTTAATCCCTGTTGAGCCCCATGTGTTGCTTGGCACAAAGGGACTTTCTCTCTCCTTGATATTAACCATTCTGGTTCTTGACCTTCCTGCTTCAGTACCTTTTTCTCTGTGGTCTCTCCACAGCTCTCAGGGATGCTGCTGAAGGTGGGAATCCTGTATTTTGGTGGGCAGCTGGTGACAAGTGGGTCTGTCAGCAGTGGGCGTCTGGTCACCTTTATTCTGTACCAGATCCAGTTCACCATAGCTGTTGAGGTGAGGTCCCTCCGTGGCCACTCCCCAGTGCTTTTTCTTCCTGTGTGCCACCACCATCCaagtcacttcccttccctccttcgcCCTCCTCACATCCCATAACCCTGGCAACAGACTGGCTCCCTCCTGCGTCCCACCTCACTGTTCATACCGCCCCTCCAGGTGCTGCTGTCCAGCTACCCCAGGGTACAGAAGGCTGTGGGCTCTTCAGAGAGAATATTTGAATACCTGGACCGGGTCCCTAAATGCCCAGAGAGTGGGTCATTGGCTTCCTTAACCTTGCGCGGCCTCGTCCAGTTCCAGGGTGTCTCCTTTGCCTACCCAAACCATCCGGATGCCCCTGTGCTGCAGGTACAGCCTACAGATCCCTCCGTTCCTCCAGCCGCCCTCTCAACTGGGCCATCCTAAATGgtcttcctgccttcagcctgCTTAGTGCCACGTATAGATAGACCCCTCTCACCCTTCAGAGGCAAAGATGAGCAGCATTTGTCCCCTAAAACTGccccagggatttccctgggtggttcgctggttaagaatctgtctgccaatgctgggggcatgggttcgacccctggtccgggaggatcccacacaccatggggcaactaagaccGTGTgctctagaggctgtgctctgtaTCAAGAGACGCCACCGCAATAAGTCCATGCACGACAaatagagtagcccctgcttgttgCGACTAGAGAAAGTCCGCATGTAGCAGtaaagacgcagcacagccaaaatacatGCATAAATAAAAAGCCACCCCAAACTCAAGAACAGTCCAGATTTCCAAGGAGAATGGGAGTGGATGCTCTTAGGGTTCTTACAGGTTCTCCTGTAAGGCATCACCGAAGCAGAGGCTGTGTCTCCAGtcttccatattttctttttctttccaacatGACTTTTTATTCCCCCGCCACAGTGTCTGAGATCCAGCGTGTGGCTCTTGGTGCTTAAGTTCTGCCTTTGTCTTTGTTTCATCTTTCATCTCTGCTCCACGGGGAGCGGTCTATGTGTGCGGGAGGGGAGGAGTTGCCGTATTTCCCccacttttctcctttcttctctgggGGAAGACGTAGACGAGACACCATGATGAGTGGATGATATCTGGTCTTAAGGTTAGGGGCCTCTGGCTGTCTCTTAGTGTGTGGTTCTCCGGCTTCCAGGGGCTGACCTTCACCCTTTGTCCTGGTGAGGTGACGGCGCTGGTGGGGCCCAACGGGTCTGGGAAGAGCACGGTGGCCGCACTGCTGCAGAACCTGTACCAGCCCACCGAGGGCCAGGTGCTGCTGGACGGGGAGCCCCTTCCCAAATATGAGCACCGCTACCTGCACAGACAGGTGAGCAAGAAGATGGCATGGGGGAGGGCAGAGAGCCTCAAGTCAGGAGAGCCTTCTCCACGCGCACTCTGAGCGGAAGTTAGGAGACCCTGGGGGGAGGTGGGCGTGTGGTCAGCAGGGAGGCCGTGCCACTTTGTGACAGGCTCTCAATGGAGATGCTCAGCCTTCCGTCTCTAGATGACCACACTCCTGTGTTCCTCTTTCTATGACTCTGCATTGTATTTTGTCCTAGGTGGCTGCTGTGGGACAAGAGCCTCTGCTGTTTGGAAGaagctttaaagaaaatattgccTATGGCCTGGTCCAGGAGCCGACCATGGAGGAGATCACAGCTGCTGCGGTGGAGTCCGGAGCCCATGGTTTTATCTCTGAGCTCCCTGAGGGCTACGACACAGGTGCTTGCTCCCATCGCCCCCCAGACATCTTTACCTTCACTGAAaccccagtagtcttgccttcATTCCTTAGCTCCTCCCACCCCACTGACATCAGTTTGAAGTTAAGATCCTGTTCTCGTGTCTCTTCCTTCCTCATATCCTCAGAACTCCTTTACCTTCCCAGAACCTTTCTTACCCTGATGCAtccatcagtccttgtgtgtgcatgtgtgtgcacgtgtgcttaCCCAGCCCTTGCCTTGGCCCTTGTCTCTGCAGAGGTGGGTGAGGCTGGGAGCCAGCTGTCCGGGGGTCAGCGTCAGGCAGTGGCCTTGGCTCGAGCCCTGATCCGGAAACCAAGCGTACTCATTCTGGATGATGCCACCAGCGCCCTGGATGCAAACAACCAATCCCTGGTGAGACAGCTGTCTTCTTATCGCCTGTTTCTCACCCAAGCTGCCTTGTTTCACTTGTCCTTTGTCATTATACCACGTGGAAATTTCCAAACCAGTCCTTGCAGTTCTCACTTCCCACGAGCTTCTCTCCAAGGTAGCCTAGTGCCCAGAGCcatatgctcagtcatatctgactctttgcaaccccctggactgtagcccaccaggctcctctgtccctggaatttcccaggtaagaatactggagtgggttgccatttcctcctccagaggatcttcccgacccagggatggaatccgagcctcctgtgtctcctgcattgtgggtggattctttaccccctgagccatcagggaagcccaagatgccTAAACCTGGTTAGAAGAGATGCTCTACAATCCTGAATCAGTGAAGCCAAACATGAGCAAAAGGCCGTCCTTGTAATGCTGATGTGAACTGAACTTTTACTATGTGCCAGCCATGCTGGATGACTCTTCACATGTACTCTCTCCCTCATTTATCATGAACCCTT from Budorcas taxicolor isolate Tak-1 chromosome 11, Takin1.1, whole genome shotgun sequence carries:
- the TAP1 gene encoding antigen peptide transporter 1 produces the protein MACPGSPAPCGRPRLPRVAVAWLGTALLLLADWTLLRPALPRVASRLVPPALPLLRVWVAGLSRWALLSLGARGVVGAALGFRRESTRVLGWLAVLEPLAAALGLALPGLALFRELVSWQAPEDADSAGPLHWGSRLDAFALSYWAALPAATLWYKIRSLCVQGARGAFGLAMSRLLVFLGPEKSHVQFILALVFLSCLGEMAIPFYTGRLTDWIVQDETAAAFTRNVTLMSVLTIASAVLEFTADGIYNSTVGRMHSHLQGEVFQAVLRQETEFFQKNQAGEITSRVTDDTSTMSESLSSDLSLLLWYLIRGLCLLGLMLWTSPSLTVVTLVALPLLFLLPKKLGKWHKMLAEQMQESLAKSSQVAIEVLSAMPTVRSFANEEGEAQKFRQKLREMMVLSRKEALAYAVDLWTVSLSGMLLKVGILYFGGQLVTSGSVSSGRLVTFILYQIQFTIAVEVLLSSYPRVQKAVGSSERIFEYLDRVPKCPESGSLASLTLRGLVQFQGVSFAYPNHPDAPVLQGLTFTLCPGEVTALVGPNGSGKSTVAALLQNLYQPTEGQVLLDGEPLPKYEHRYLHRQVAAVGQEPLLFGRSFKENIAYGLVQEPTMEEITAAAVESGAHGFISELPEGYDTEVGEAGSQLSGGQRQAVALARALIRKPSVLILDDATSALDANNQSLVERLLYESPERGSRSVLFITQRLSSVEQADRILFLEGGTIIEAGTHQQLMMNEGRYWAMVQAPGGPGAPE